One part of the Anaeromyxobacter sp. Fw109-5 genome encodes these proteins:
- a CDS encoding glycosyltransferase family 9 protein has translation MTTPNDPSHGASSPLAQLREAARRRAEDRRLRARVGGGTKRGAAGTALRAVGRVLVLGLANLLWPRPRAALPPLSHIRKVLVIRVDERVGNQLLTTPLLRALKLGLPQAQLHLLAPKQGHLVGSPHVDRAVLWQKRDAFRAPGRFLGLVRALRRERYDLVVEAGHWSAFSLTAALLARIVGGRHGAIVGHDRGDSARFLSHPVPHDPANAVEVPAKLELLSPLGLRPHGLALDTSLGADPRPAEVVLGEAGLSGRSFALLNPGARLADRRWPPEAYAAVARGLAARGLEVLVVWGPGEEPLARAIADGSGATLAPPTDLALLAGLMRRASLVVSNNSGPMHLGVAVGTPTVGVFFRGDSARWGHLVPGFAAAEVRAESESDAVLAACDRLLSPSRP, from the coding sequence GTGACGACCCCGAACGACCCCTCCCACGGCGCCTCCTCCCCGCTCGCGCAGCTCCGCGAGGCGGCCCGGCGCCGCGCCGAGGACCGCAGGCTCCGCGCGCGCGTGGGCGGCGGGACGAAGCGCGGCGCGGCGGGCACGGCGCTCCGTGCGGTGGGACGCGTCCTCGTCCTCGGCCTCGCGAACCTGCTCTGGCCGCGGCCGCGCGCCGCGCTGCCGCCGCTCTCCCACATCCGCAAGGTCCTCGTCATCCGCGTGGACGAGCGGGTGGGCAACCAGCTCCTCACGACGCCGCTCCTGCGCGCGCTCAAGCTCGGGCTGCCGCAGGCGCAGCTCCACCTCCTCGCGCCGAAGCAGGGCCACCTCGTCGGCTCCCCCCACGTCGACCGGGCGGTCCTGTGGCAGAAGCGGGACGCCTTCCGCGCCCCCGGCCGGTTCCTCGGTCTCGTCCGCGCGCTCCGGCGCGAGCGCTACGACCTCGTCGTCGAGGCCGGCCACTGGTCGGCCTTCTCGCTCACGGCGGCGCTGCTGGCGCGCATCGTGGGCGGGCGCCACGGCGCCATCGTGGGCCACGACCGCGGCGATTCGGCCCGCTTCCTCTCCCACCCCGTCCCGCACGATCCTGCGAACGCGGTGGAGGTTCCCGCGAAGCTCGAGCTCCTCTCCCCGCTCGGCCTGCGACCACACGGCCTTGCGCTCGACACCTCGCTCGGCGCCGACCCCCGCCCCGCCGAAGTGGTGCTCGGCGAGGCCGGCCTCTCCGGCCGCTCCTTCGCGCTCCTCAACCCCGGCGCACGCCTCGCCGATCGTCGCTGGCCTCCGGAGGCCTACGCCGCGGTGGCGCGCGGCCTCGCGGCGCGCGGGCTGGAGGTGCTCGTGGTGTGGGGCCCCGGCGAGGAGCCGCTCGCGCGCGCCATCGCGGACGGCTCGGGCGCCACGCTCGCGCCGCCGACCGACCTCGCGCTGCTCGCCGGGCTGATGCGCAGGGCGAGCCTCGTCGTCTCGAACAACTCGGGCCCCATGCACCTCGGCGTCGCCGTGGGGACCCCGACGGTCGGCGTCTTCTTCCGCGGCGACTCCGCGCGCTGGGGTCACCTCGTGCCGGGCTTCGCCGCCGCGGAGGTGCGCGCCGAGTCCGAGTCGGACGCGGTGCTCGCCGCCTGCGACCGGCTCCTCTCGCCGTCGCGGCCGTAG
- a CDS encoding polymer-forming cytoskeletal protein — translation MATIDGSTIIGESILISGSLNGDEDLTVRGRVEGTLTLTKTLVVEPTGVVKAEVQVKNCIISGAIVGNVTASESVEITREGRMVGDISSPRVIIVDGASFRGRIDMGEVDVEAERETRTVARPAPLPVRPSLRPAPRPAPIERKSEEKTVAVAAPKPLVPPAPVAMGAVKRKVIVKRK, via the coding sequence GTGGCGACCATTGACGGCAGCACCATCATCGGCGAGTCGATCCTCATCAGCGGCTCTCTCAACGGCGACGAGGACCTCACGGTCCGCGGCCGGGTCGAGGGCACGCTCACCCTCACGAAGACCCTCGTGGTCGAGCCGACCGGCGTCGTGAAGGCCGAGGTCCAGGTCAAGAACTGCATCATCTCCGGCGCCATCGTCGGCAACGTCACCGCCAGCGAGTCCGTCGAGATCACCCGCGAAGGCCGCATGGTCGGCGACATCAGCTCGCCGCGCGTGATCATCGTCGACGGCGCGAGCTTCCGCGGCCGCATCGACATGGGCGAGGTGGACGTGGAGGCGGAGCGCGAGACGCGCACCGTCGCTCGCCCGGCCCCGCTGCCCGTCCGCCCGTCGCTCCGCCCCGCCCCGCGCCCGGCTCCGATCGAGCGCAAGAGCGAGGAGAAGACCGTCGCGGTCGCCGCGCCCAAGCCGCTCGTGCCCCCTGCGCCGGTCGCCATGGGCGCGGTGAAGCGCAAGGTGATCGTGAAGCGCAAGTAG
- a CDS encoding orotate phosphoribosyltransferase: MSLDTDRARLLELLRALSFERRKVILASGKESDFYVDCKRTTLTAEGHVLVGRLLFDRVRRITPLVRGVGGLTLGADPIASAIALTSFLEYEARRAQGQPDEAAPERAGGPGGQYPPGTIDSYVVRKEPKGHGTGQWIEGRKTIPDGSRVVVIEDVVTTGGSALKAIERCRVEKLEPVACLALVDRMEGGREAIEAQGVPLQALFTRQDFLG, encoded by the coding sequence ATGAGCCTCGACACCGATCGCGCCCGGCTCCTCGAGCTGCTGCGCGCCCTCTCCTTCGAGCGGCGGAAGGTCATCCTCGCCTCCGGCAAGGAGAGCGACTTCTACGTGGACTGCAAGCGGACCACGCTCACCGCCGAGGGCCACGTGCTCGTCGGGCGCCTGCTCTTCGACCGGGTGCGCCGCATCACGCCGCTCGTGCGCGGCGTGGGCGGGCTCACGCTCGGCGCCGACCCCATCGCCAGCGCCATCGCGCTGACGAGCTTCCTGGAGTACGAGGCTCGGCGAGCGCAGGGGCAGCCGGATGAGGCTGCCCCGGAGCGAGCGGGGGGTCCGGGGGGGCAGTATCCCCCCGGCACGATCGACTCCTATGTCGTCCGCAAGGAGCCGAAGGGGCACGGCACCGGCCAGTGGATCGAGGGGCGCAAGACCATCCCCGACGGCAGCCGGGTGGTCGTGATCGAGGACGTGGTGACCACCGGCGGGAGCGCGCTCAAGGCCATCGAGCGCTGCCGCGTCGAGAAGCTCGAGCCGGTCGCGTGCCTCGCGCTCGTCGACCGGATGGAGGGCGGACGCGAGGCCATCGAGGCGCAGGGCGTCCCGCTCCAGGCGCTCTTCACTCGCCAGGACTTCCTCGGATGA
- the pgsA gene encoding CDP-diacylglycerol--glycerol-3-phosphate 3-phosphatidyltransferase, producing the protein MSDSSRTLAREFLNAPNAITLTRIAMIPVFLWFTFHESRVDSFIACVVYAVTGATDFLDGFVARRKNLVTVIGKFLDPLADKLIVMAALVMLVHLGRVTAWVVIVIMAREFIVTGLRTIAMSEGIVIAAGQEGKHKTAFQVAAITFLLLHYTYPIDAIFFSFDLDGNRVGTWLLYISLFFSVLSAVKYFVGFIEAVYRTPARPEGRDRAAGYGRDGERSRSQAASTASDSDSARTSAAAKPGTR; encoded by the coding sequence GTGAGCGACTCGTCCCGCACCCTCGCGCGCGAGTTCCTGAACGCCCCCAACGCGATCACGCTCACGCGCATCGCGATGATCCCGGTGTTCCTCTGGTTCACCTTCCACGAGTCCCGCGTCGACAGCTTCATCGCCTGCGTCGTGTACGCCGTGACCGGTGCGACCGACTTCCTCGACGGCTTCGTCGCGCGCCGCAAGAACCTGGTCACGGTGATCGGGAAGTTCCTCGACCCGCTCGCCGACAAGCTCATCGTGATGGCGGCGCTCGTGATGCTCGTCCACCTCGGCCGCGTCACGGCCTGGGTGGTGATCGTCATCATGGCCCGCGAGTTCATCGTGACCGGCCTGCGCACCATCGCGATGAGCGAGGGGATCGTCATCGCGGCGGGACAGGAAGGGAAGCACAAGACGGCGTTCCAGGTCGCGGCCATCACCTTCCTGCTGCTCCACTACACCTACCCGATCGACGCGATCTTCTTCTCCTTCGATCTCGACGGGAACCGCGTCGGAACCTGGCTCCTCTACATCTCGCTCTTCTTCTCGGTGCTCTCGGCGGTGAAGTACTTCGTCGGCTTCATCGAGGCGGTCTACCGGACGCCGGCGCGCCCCGAGGGGCGGGACCGCGCCGCCGGCTACGGCCGCGACGGCGAGAGGAGCCGGTCGCAGGCGGCGAGCACCGCGTCCGACTCGGACTCGGCGCGCACCTCCGCGGCGGCGAAGCCCGGCACGAGGTGA
- a CDS encoding ParB N-terminal domain-containing protein: protein MEHEPRTTAPAHATGAVAFVPLAAVDDDATYRVRPEGDVSHLAASIGRLGQLSPVELRPHPTAPGRYQVIAGFRRLAALRMLMRERVLARIHERLEDDDAWGIALAQALLTEPLDGEALLALRTRLAESGVAPWADELVDEARVRAPVEPELRERFFAFLEAGAPASAPASAPGEPPSAEPEGGTPPVDEDAAFERELEADEAEREPPGEVEVEVTPDELAEDVARRLWELNQDLALAAGAWAELPPEGRHQILAQARWLAALLPHLEGDDE from the coding sequence GTGGAGCACGAGCCGCGCACGACGGCGCCCGCCCATGCGACGGGCGCCGTCGCGTTCGTACCCCTCGCCGCCGTCGACGACGACGCGACGTACCGGGTGCGCCCGGAGGGCGACGTCTCGCACCTGGCGGCCTCCATCGGCCGCCTCGGGCAGCTCTCGCCCGTCGAGCTGCGGCCGCACCCGACGGCGCCAGGCCGCTACCAGGTCATCGCCGGCTTCCGGCGCCTCGCGGCGCTCCGGATGCTGATGCGCGAGCGCGTGCTCGCGCGCATCCACGAGCGGCTCGAGGACGACGACGCCTGGGGGATCGCCCTCGCCCAGGCGCTCCTCACCGAGCCGCTCGACGGCGAGGCGCTGCTCGCCCTCCGCACACGGCTCGCCGAGAGCGGCGTGGCGCCCTGGGCGGACGAGCTCGTGGACGAGGCGCGCGTGCGCGCGCCGGTGGAGCCGGAGCTGCGCGAGCGGTTCTTCGCGTTCCTGGAGGCGGGCGCGCCCGCCTCCGCCCCCGCCTCCGCGCCTGGCGAGCCCCCTTCGGCGGAGCCCGAGGGCGGCACGCCCCCGGTCGACGAGGACGCCGCGTTCGAGCGAGAGCTCGAGGCGGACGAGGCGGAGCGGGAGCCCCCGGGCGAGGTCGAGGTGGAGGTCACGCCCGACGAGCTCGCCGAGGACGTCGCGCGCCGGCTATGGGAGCTGAACCAGGACCTCGCGCTCGCCGCGGGCGCCTGGGCCGAGCTGCCGCCCGAGGGGCGTCACCAGATCCTCGCGCAGGCCCGCTGGCTCGCGGCGCTCCTGCCGCACCTCGAGGGAGACGACGAATGA
- a CDS encoding polymer-forming cytoskeletal protein, with protein sequence MAGIEKVPAPRSGAHTVIGSSIVIDGEISGDEDLVIQGTVKGRISLRESLYVEGSGVIEADIETANVEVSGQVTGNIAASDKVELKADCKVVGDIRAPRILIADGALFKGNVDMDVKETKGK encoded by the coding sequence ATGGCTGGCATCGAGAAGGTCCCGGCGCCCCGCAGCGGCGCGCACACGGTGATCGGAAGCTCGATCGTGATCGACGGCGAGATCTCGGGCGACGAGGACCTCGTCATCCAGGGCACCGTCAAGGGCCGCATCAGCCTGCGCGAGAGCCTCTACGTCGAGGGCTCGGGCGTCATCGAGGCGGACATCGAGACCGCGAACGTCGAGGTGTCCGGGCAGGTGACGGGCAACATCGCCGCGAGCGACAAGGTCGAGCTGAAGGCCGATTGCAAGGTCGTGGGCGACATCCGCGCCCCGCGCATCCTGATCGCCGACGGGGCGCTCTTCAAGGGCAACGTCGACATGGACGTCAAGGAAACGAAGGGGAAGTGA
- the nadB gene encoding L-aspartate oxidase — translation MNALSAREHFDFLVLGGGVAGLSFALEAAGHGSVLVLTKRQRSEGSTQYAQGGVASVLGPDDDFDLHIQDTLIAGAGLCRREAVEVTVREGPERIHWLLSLGVELDREAPDRLHLTREGGHSRRRVAHAKDTTGREIERALLAACAARGIRIEEDHVAVDLVTSGKAGLGGPNRVLGAYVLRRDTGDVTTVSAGVTILATGGAGKVYLYTSNPDVATGDGVAMAYRAGAAIANMEFFQFHPTCLFHPQAKSFLISEALRGEGGILRNAAGEAFMSRYNARKELAPRDIVARSIDAEMKRRGDDCAFLDMTHLPKGFLLEHFPHIYATCKEFGIDMAVQPIPVVPAAHYQCGGVVTDLVGRTSVPRLYAIGEVSCTGLHGANRLASNSLLEGLVFGRRAALRAVEDLSEGSGPPPPVPDWNPGDALAPEEGVVVAHNWDEVRRVMWNYVGIVRTQKRLERARARIALLRNEIRDYYWQYRLTPDLVELRNLADVGMLIVECARQRKESRGLHYLLDYPKSDDRWLRDTVLTRGDLE, via the coding sequence ATGAACGCCCTCTCTGCGCGCGAGCACTTCGACTTCCTCGTCCTGGGCGGGGGCGTCGCGGGCCTCAGCTTCGCCCTCGAGGCCGCGGGTCACGGATCGGTGCTCGTCCTCACCAAGCGACAGCGCTCGGAGGGCTCCACGCAGTACGCCCAGGGCGGCGTCGCCTCGGTGCTGGGCCCCGACGACGACTTCGACCTCCACATCCAGGACACGCTGATCGCGGGCGCGGGGCTCTGCCGCCGCGAGGCGGTCGAGGTCACCGTCCGCGAGGGCCCCGAGCGGATCCACTGGCTGCTCTCGCTCGGGGTGGAGCTCGACCGGGAGGCCCCGGACCGCCTCCACCTGACGCGCGAGGGCGGGCACTCGCGCCGGCGCGTGGCCCACGCGAAGGACACGACCGGGCGCGAGATCGAGCGAGCGCTCCTCGCCGCCTGCGCGGCGCGCGGCATCCGCATCGAGGAGGACCACGTCGCGGTGGACCTCGTCACGAGCGGCAAGGCCGGGCTCGGCGGGCCGAACCGGGTGCTCGGCGCCTACGTGCTCCGCCGCGACACGGGCGACGTCACCACCGTCTCCGCGGGCGTGACCATCCTCGCCACCGGGGGCGCGGGCAAGGTGTACCTCTACACCTCCAACCCGGACGTCGCGACCGGCGACGGCGTGGCGATGGCCTATCGCGCGGGCGCGGCCATCGCGAACATGGAGTTCTTCCAGTTCCACCCCACCTGCCTCTTCCACCCGCAGGCGAAGAGCTTCCTCATCAGCGAGGCGCTGCGCGGCGAGGGCGGGATCCTGCGCAACGCCGCCGGCGAGGCGTTCATGTCGCGCTACAACGCGCGCAAGGAGCTCGCCCCGCGCGACATCGTGGCGCGCTCGATCGACGCCGAGATGAAGCGGCGCGGGGACGACTGCGCGTTCCTCGACATGACGCACCTGCCGAAGGGCTTCCTGCTCGAGCACTTCCCGCACATCTACGCGACCTGCAAGGAGTTCGGGATCGACATGGCCGTCCAGCCGATCCCGGTCGTGCCGGCGGCCCACTACCAGTGCGGCGGCGTCGTCACCGATCTCGTCGGCCGCACCTCGGTCCCGCGCCTGTACGCCATCGGCGAGGTCTCCTGCACCGGCCTGCACGGCGCGAACCGGCTCGCCTCGAACTCGCTGCTCGAGGGGCTCGTGTTCGGGCGCCGCGCGGCGCTGCGCGCGGTGGAGGACCTCTCCGAGGGCAGCGGCCCGCCGCCGCCGGTGCCGGACTGGAACCCCGGCGACGCGCTCGCGCCCGAGGAGGGCGTCGTCGTCGCGCACAACTGGGACGAGGTCCGGCGGGTGATGTGGAACTACGTCGGGATCGTCCGCACGCAGAAGCGGCTCGAGCGCGCCCGCGCGCGCATCGCCCTGCTGCGAAACGAGATCCGCGACTACTACTGGCAGTACCGGCTCACGCCGGACCTCGTCGAGCTGCGCAACCTGGCAGACGTCGGGATGCTGATCGTGGAGTGCGCCCGGCAGCGCAAGGAGTCGCGCGGCCTGCACTACCTCCTCGACTACCCGAAGAGCGACGATCGCTGGCTGCGCGACACGGTGCTCACGCGCGGCGACCTGGAGTAG
- a CDS encoding tetratricopeptide repeat protein — MARRGGTHEVEGLDEEFLFHLTRGTELIGAGDADGARAALERARTLRPKDVKVLGLLGQAYYRLARFEDAGDVWQRLVDESPVEPIARVNLGLAWLKAKRYPEAARQLEIALDLNPDHRKAMGYLGLALLEGGDPAAARGWFAKAGSEQMVARCDALLAGATASEPLEAGGEAAAGEAPADEARIDGAAADEPPIDEAPIDEAPIDEAPIDEAPIDEAPIDEAPAYEAAVEEAEIAARVHSLEPLPRPVPAPLTAEERAAPVAEPEPPAPPAAAPAPADAPATLSAWAAARVVAADGRGAFDVRDGVLSVSVRGEVRVRLAGLFALRGDVALAGDVKRFRGRTTDTPFGEGAERMHRASGEGVLLLRAGDRRLTAIELGGEAAYFREDAVCGLDGTIAFENGRVPSSAGELNLVHIRGEGALLLATRGAPVAVDVLPGAPLRLPVAALVGWTGALTPRLGPLAEDAEWTPLAVELTGEGRAIADPDAVAEAGSAP, encoded by the coding sequence TTGGCCAGGCGCGGCGGCACCCACGAGGTCGAGGGGCTCGACGAGGAGTTCCTGTTCCACCTGACGCGCGGCACCGAGCTCATCGGCGCCGGCGACGCCGACGGCGCACGCGCGGCGCTGGAGCGCGCCCGCACCCTGCGCCCCAAGGACGTGAAGGTCCTCGGCCTGCTCGGCCAGGCGTACTACCGGCTCGCCCGGTTCGAGGACGCGGGTGACGTGTGGCAGCGGCTCGTGGACGAGAGCCCGGTCGAGCCGATCGCGCGCGTGAACCTCGGGCTCGCGTGGCTCAAGGCGAAGCGATACCCGGAGGCCGCCAGGCAGCTCGAGATCGCGCTCGACCTCAACCCCGACCACCGCAAGGCCATGGGCTACCTCGGCCTCGCGCTGCTCGAGGGCGGCGACCCCGCCGCGGCGCGCGGCTGGTTCGCGAAGGCCGGCAGCGAGCAGATGGTGGCGCGCTGCGACGCGCTGCTCGCGGGCGCCACCGCCTCCGAGCCGCTCGAGGCCGGAGGCGAGGCGGCCGCGGGCGAGGCCCCCGCCGACGAGGCCCGCATCGACGGAGCCGCCGCCGACGAGCCCCCCATCGACGAGGCCCCCATCGACGAGGCCCCCATCGACGAGGCCCCCATCGACGAGGCCCCCATCGACGAGGCCCCCATCGACGAGGCCCCCGCCTACGAGGCTGCCGTCGAGGAGGCCGAGATCGCGGCGCGGGTCCATTCGCTCGAGCCGCTCCCGAGGCCGGTCCCGGCGCCGCTCACGGCGGAGGAGCGCGCGGCGCCCGTCGCCGAGCCCGAGCCGCCGGCCCCCCCAGCGGCCGCCCCCGCGCCCGCGGACGCGCCGGCGACGCTCTCGGCGTGGGCGGCGGCGCGCGTCGTGGCAGCGGACGGACGCGGCGCCTTCGACGTGCGCGACGGCGTGCTCTCGGTCTCGGTGCGTGGCGAGGTGCGCGTGCGCCTCGCCGGGCTCTTCGCCCTCCGCGGGGACGTGGCCTTGGCCGGCGACGTGAAGCGGTTCCGCGGCCGCACGACGGACACGCCCTTCGGCGAGGGCGCGGAGCGCATGCACCGCGCGAGCGGCGAGGGGGTCCTCCTCCTCCGCGCCGGCGATCGCCGCCTCACCGCGATCGAGCTCGGCGGCGAGGCCGCGTACTTCCGCGAGGACGCGGTGTGCGGCCTCGACGGGACCATCGCCTTCGAGAACGGGCGGGTGCCCTCTTCCGCCGGCGAGCTGAACCTCGTGCACATCCGCGGCGAGGGGGCGCTGCTCCTCGCGACCCGCGGGGCGCCCGTGGCCGTCGACGTGCTCCCCGGCGCGCCGCTGCGGCTGCCCGTCGCCGCGCTCGTCGGCTGGACCGGCGCGCTCACCCCGCGGCTCGGGCCGCTCGCCGAGGACGCGGAGTGGACGCCGCTCGCGGTGGAGCTCACGGGCGAGGGCCGCGCGATCGCCGATCCCGACGCGGTCGCGGAGGCCGGGAGCGCGCCGTGA
- a CDS encoding lytic transglycosylase domain-containing protein: protein MSGPRSLVGLALVGLLSAPALASAGDVYSYVDADGVVHFSNAPDDPRYKRVHRSRSGGGVYQSGSRPQARARRASSDRQREWREHIAAAAQRYALPEALLLAVMSVESNFDQRALSEKGAMGLMQLMPGTAKDMFVSDAWDPGQNIEGGARYLRILANQYQGDLVRTLAAYNAGPEAVRRAGGDVPNIPETREYVRKVVALYEAFKAGK from the coding sequence ATGTCCGGCCCGCGCTCCCTCGTCGGCCTCGCCCTCGTGGGGCTCCTCTCCGCGCCCGCGCTCGCGTCGGCCGGTGACGTCTACTCGTACGTCGACGCCGACGGCGTGGTCCACTTCTCCAACGCCCCCGATGACCCCCGCTACAAGCGCGTGCACCGCTCGCGGAGCGGCGGCGGCGTCTACCAGTCGGGCTCGCGTCCCCAGGCGCGCGCGCGGCGGGCGTCGAGCGATCGCCAGCGCGAGTGGCGCGAGCACATCGCGGCGGCGGCCCAGCGCTACGCGCTGCCCGAGGCGCTGCTCCTCGCCGTGATGTCGGTGGAGTCGAACTTCGACCAGCGCGCGCTGTCGGAGAAGGGCGCGATGGGGCTCATGCAGCTCATGCCGGGGACGGCGAAGGACATGTTCGTGTCCGACGCGTGGGATCCCGGGCAGAACATCGAGGGCGGCGCGCGCTACCTGCGCATCCTCGCGAACCAGTACCAGGGCGACCTCGTGAGGACCCTCGCCGCGTACAACGCCGGGCCCGAGGCGGTCCGCCGCGCGGGTGGCGACGTCCCGAACATCCCGGAGACGCGCGAGTACGTCCGCAAGGTCGTCGCCCTGTACGAGGCCTTCAAGGCCGGGAAGTGA
- a CDS encoding alpha/beta hydrolase, whose translation MTVPSFPSEAEARHEEGFLNSSDHLRLFWQRYTPASPRGTVVVLHGAGDHSGRYPAVTTALVRAGFQVALVDLRGHGQSDGRRWHVDAFSDYVADLSAFIAKLRADGASGKLWILAHSHGALVAAAWGLEHGRDVDGFVLSSPYFRLALRPPMAKVLAAKLAGRIVPWLPISAGLDVQDLTSDPELQRWTARDPLYSRSTTPRWFGESTRAQLTVLRRAARFEAPLLVLAAGADRIADVAAARAFVDAARSADKRLSVYDGFRHEIFNEIERDRPIAEAIAWLSSHAK comes from the coding sequence ATGACGGTCCCCTCGTTCCCCTCCGAGGCGGAGGCGCGCCACGAGGAAGGGTTCCTCAACTCGTCGGACCACCTCCGCCTGTTCTGGCAGCGCTACACCCCGGCGTCGCCCCGCGGCACGGTGGTGGTGCTCCACGGCGCCGGGGATCACTCCGGCCGCTACCCGGCGGTCACCACGGCGCTCGTCCGCGCCGGCTTCCAGGTCGCGCTCGTCGACCTCCGCGGCCACGGGCAGTCCGACGGGCGGCGCTGGCACGTGGACGCGTTCTCCGACTACGTCGCGGACCTCTCCGCGTTCATCGCGAAGCTCCGCGCCGACGGCGCGAGCGGCAAGCTCTGGATCCTCGCGCACAGCCACGGGGCGCTCGTCGCCGCGGCGTGGGGGCTCGAGCACGGGCGCGACGTGGACGGCTTCGTGCTCTCGTCGCCCTACTTCCGGCTCGCGCTCCGTCCGCCGATGGCGAAGGTCCTCGCCGCGAAGCTCGCCGGCCGGATCGTCCCCTGGCTGCCGATCTCGGCGGGCCTCGACGTCCAGGACCTCACCTCGGATCCCGAGCTGCAGCGCTGGACCGCCCGCGATCCGCTCTACTCCCGCTCCACCACGCCCCGCTGGTTCGGCGAGTCGACGCGGGCGCAGCTCACGGTGCTGCGCCGGGCGGCGAGGTTCGAGGCGCCCCTGCTCGTGCTCGCCGCGGGCGCCGACCGGATCGCCGACGTGGCCGCGGCGCGCGCGTTCGTCGACGCGGCCCGGTCCGCCGACAAGCGGCTCAGCGTGTACGACGGGTTCCGACACGAGATCTTCAACGAGATCGAGCGCGATCGGCCCATCGCCGAGGCGATCGCCTGGCTCTCGTCCCACGCGAAGTGA